The DNA region GATAATGCGGGTGATGTCGGCTAAGGCTCCAGGTTTATCCTCCGCAAGAACTTCGATCCGGCTTCCTTTCTCTTTCATCCCCATGACTTCAATCAGGATCTCCATCACGTCGTTTTCGGTAAGGATGCCAACCAAGTTGCCATCTTCGACCACGGGCAGACAGCCGATTTTATTGTCGTGAAGAAGAGTGGTTGCTTCCTCAACAGAAATATCCGGGGAAATGGTGATCACGTTGCGGGTCATGATTTCCCCTACCGTGAGTTTATCCAGGAGGTAGTGGAGTTCGCGAATCTCCAAAGAAGTTGCCGGTGAGGCTTCGGCCTTGCGGATGTCCATGTTGGTGACCAACCCGATTAGTTTTTTCCCGTCAACGACGGGTAAATGGCGAATGTTTTTTTCCTGGAGGATTTTTTTTGCTATTGTCATTCGTTCGCCTTTGGCGATGGTGACAAGATCCTTTTGCATCTTTTTTCTAACCAGCATATCGACACCTCCTCATGGGAAATTTAAAGCAATTTCCTGAAATCCATGTGATTAGTTTATTGGATCTCAGGGATAGGAGTCAAGTTATATTTCCCTACGGGTTGAATTTTTATCCCGGCTGGTGTAAATTGAGTGGACATTTTTAATTGAGAACCAGGACAATGAATAACCTTACTCCCATGGTCAAGCAATACTTGGAGGTGAAAGAAAAATATCCAGATGCCATTCTTTTTTACCGCATGGGAGATTTTTATGAAATGTTCTTTAAAGATGCGATTATAGCATCTAAAATTTTAGATATTACTTTAACTTCTCGCGATAAAAACAAAGAAGATTCTATCCCCTTGTGCGGAATTCCCTACCATGCCGCCTCAAGTTACATCCAGAAATTAGTAGACCAGGGTTACAAAGTCGCCATCTGCGAACAGATGGAGGAGGCTTCTAAAGCTAAAGGAATTGTTCGGCGCGAAGTCATCCGGGTTATTACGCCAGGAATGGTGCTGGAAGACGATTATCTCCAGCCTAAGGCCAATAATTTTCTGATGGCCATATCTTTAGGGGAAGAACGTTTTGGGTTGGCCATCCTGGATGCCTCTACCGGAGACTTTTTAGCCACCGAAGTGAATACAGCCCAATCCTTACTGGATGAGGTAATGAGGACAGAGCCGAAAGAGATCATTTTTCCCGAAACCGCTAAAGAGCAGGCTCCGGCCAAGCACCTTATGAAAGCCTTTCCTCATGCGCTTTATAGCCCTTTACCCCCGGAAGTATTCGATGGAGAAAGGTCTCGAGAGCGCCTAAAAGCTTTCAGCCTACTACCCCCTGAAGGAAAAAACCAAGCCCTGCAAGCAGTCGGGGCAATCCTTTTTTACGTGGAAGAGACGCAAAAGGTTCAACCCGGGCACCTCTCCCGGTTAGAGTTTTATCAAGTTCAAGATTACATGGTTTTGGATGAAACCACCCGCAAAAACCTGGAGCTTTT from Deltaproteobacteria bacterium includes:
- a CDS encoding CBS and ACT domain-containing protein, giving the protein MLVRKKMQKDLVTIAKGERMTIAKKILQEKNIRHLPVVDGKKLIGLVTNMDIRKAEASPATSLEIRELHYLLDKLTVGEIMTRNVITISPDISVEEATTLLHDNKIGCLPVVEDGNLVGILTENDVMEILIEVMGMKEKGSRIEVLAEDKPGALADITRIIKEHNVNIISVVTDAADEPGKRLVVFKLKTFYFEPIKKALEAAGFPVQYAKIEK